The following proteins are co-located in the Spirosoma montaniterrae genome:
- a CDS encoding lytic transglycosylase domain-containing protein, which translates to MRQRIVFLAGVSCLFVGQTVAPAQPTPELLALNTPAPVHFCGESLPTDQPAITERWTRTLNRQATAASSLAVLKRRAAVVFPLIEPILKQYHIPADFKFLPLLESAVTNNAVSRRGAAGFWQLMPHTAQSLGLSVSRGHDERFNLHKATQAACRYIRSLYEQLGSWMLVASAYNAGPGYISQLVRRHPNRHPMALPYRAAETKAYLYQAVAIKELITRPQAYHNLLNKRQVISLSDDDNAVPVAERAAILASFDVNETNAVDVGHPAFVADSTTAVVLLTEDEAEETEPVLLTDSVETAPVAQAPASAGGSTSNASVALPDNRLFTRCLSNGPLTEGQLCLFQVVQPLTLNGRVFAVGDVVQAYVDVIDTASGRVFLRAIRLTIAQTQETAPLRFVATGQPRRPGVPLPTQVEGWGTWWEEM; encoded by the coding sequence ATGAGACAACGAATTGTATTCCTTGCTGGTGTAAGCTGTTTGTTTGTAGGGCAGACCGTAGCCCCGGCCCAGCCAACGCCCGAACTGCTGGCCCTGAACACCCCGGCCCCGGTTCATTTTTGTGGTGAAAGCCTGCCAACCGACCAACCCGCCATTACCGAACGCTGGACGCGCACCCTCAACCGGCAGGCAACCGCTGCCAGCAGTCTGGCTGTGTTGAAACGGCGGGCAGCGGTCGTCTTCCCGCTCATTGAACCAATCCTGAAACAATACCATATTCCGGCAGATTTTAAGTTTTTGCCCCTGCTCGAAAGTGCTGTTACCAACAACGCCGTATCGCGCCGGGGTGCGGCTGGTTTCTGGCAATTGATGCCGCATACGGCTCAATCGCTGGGTCTGAGCGTGTCGCGGGGGCATGATGAGCGGTTCAATCTGCACAAGGCCACACAGGCCGCCTGCCGTTATATTCGGTCGTTGTATGAGCAGTTGGGTTCGTGGATGCTGGTGGCGTCGGCTTATAACGCGGGGCCGGGCTATATTTCGCAGTTGGTGCGCCGACATCCCAACCGGCACCCTATGGCCCTACCCTATCGGGCGGCAGAGACCAAAGCGTATCTGTATCAGGCCGTTGCCATCAAAGAACTCATTACCCGGCCACAGGCATACCACAACCTACTCAACAAACGACAGGTAATTAGTTTGAGCGATGACGATAACGCCGTACCGGTGGCCGAGCGAGCCGCTATTCTGGCCTCGTTCGACGTAAACGAAACCAACGCCGTTGATGTCGGGCATCCGGCATTTGTGGCCGATTCAACCACAGCGGTTGTTTTATTGACGGAAGATGAAGCCGAAGAAACGGAGCCGGTTTTGCTGACCGATTCGGTCGAAACTGCACCGGTAGCGCAGGCTCCCGCATCGGCAGGAGGCAGTACGTCCAACGCCAGCGTAGCCTTACCCGACAATCGGCTGTTTACGCGCTGCCTGAGCAACGGCCCACTCACCGAAGGGCAGCTATGTCTGTTTCAGGTCGTGCAGCCGCTAACGCTCAACGGGCGCGTGTTTGCCGTGGGCGATGTGGTACAGGCATATGTTGATGTGATCGACACAGCATCAGGCCGGGTATTTTTACGCGCCATTCGCCTGACGATAGCCCAAACGCAGGAAACCGCCCCGCTCCGATTCGTTGCTACCGGACAGCCCCGTCGGCCCGGCGTACCGCTGCCCACACAGGTAGAAGGCTGGGGAACGTGGTGGGAGGAGATGTAG
- a CDS encoding homoserine kinase — protein MDSIRVFAPATVANVACGFDIFGFAVTSPGDIITLTRRDEPGVVITDIIGDGGRLPREADRNTAGIAIQTYLRHIKRTDVGVEAVLQKQMPLGSGLGSSAASAVAGVYAINELLGRPLTTRQLIPFAMEGERIACGSAHADNVGPSLLGGFVVIRSYSPLDVIRINTPATLFCTLVHPDIEVNTKDARFILKNEVSLKNTITQMGNVAGLIAGLMSPDYDLISRSLVDVIIEPVRSILIPEFNEVKQAAVDNGALGCSISGSGPSMFALSRDAETAERVGAAMQQAFLSVGITSEAYVSEINREGPKVILK, from the coding sequence GTGGACTCAATTCGTGTTTTTGCCCCCGCTACTGTGGCTAATGTGGCCTGCGGATTCGATATATTTGGCTTTGCCGTAACCAGCCCCGGCGATATAATTACCCTCACCCGTCGCGACGAGCCGGGCGTTGTCATCACCGATATTATTGGCGACGGAGGCCGATTGCCCCGCGAAGCCGACCGTAACACCGCCGGTATTGCCATACAAACCTACCTGCGCCATATCAAGCGCACCGACGTTGGCGTTGAGGCTGTGTTGCAGAAACAGATGCCCCTCGGCAGTGGATTAGGCTCCAGTGCGGCCAGTGCGGTAGCAGGGGTATATGCCATCAATGAATTGCTGGGTCGACCGCTCACGACGCGCCAACTGATTCCGTTTGCGATGGAAGGCGAACGCATTGCCTGCGGTTCGGCTCATGCCGACAATGTAGGGCCGTCGCTGTTGGGGGGGTTTGTGGTTATTCGGAGTTATAGCCCGCTCGACGTTATCAGAATCAACACGCCCGCTACGCTGTTCTGTACGCTCGTTCATCCTGATATTGAGGTGAATACGAAAGATGCCCGGTTCATTCTGAAAAATGAGGTATCGCTGAAAAATACGATTACGCAGATGGGTAACGTAGCCGGGCTGATTGCGGGCCTAATGTCGCCCGATTACGACCTGATTAGCCGTTCGCTGGTTGACGTAATTATTGAGCCGGTGCGGTCGATTCTGATTCCCGAATTCAACGAAGTAAAACAGGCCGCAGTAGATAACGGTGCATTGGGTTGCAGCATTTCGGGGTCGGGTCCGTCGATGTTCGCGCTCAGCCGCGATGCCGAAACCGCCGAGCGCGTCGGCGCGGCCATGCAGCAGGCATTTTTATCGGTTGGCATCACCAGCGAAGCCTACGTATCGGAGATCAACCGGGAAGGCCCGAAGGTTATTTTAAAGTGA
- a CDS encoding MBL fold metallo-hydrolase, protein MLKAAFQKDDALLADVERAGTNTNGLHIWWLGQSGFLLQYNGHHLLFDPYLSDSLTHKYAQTDKPHTRIAEQVIDPARLTMVDVVTSSHNHTDHLDAETLLPLLAANPGLQFVIPEANRAFVADRLGTDVAWPVGLNDERSVTLGPFVLHGVPAAHNELERDERGRCKCMGFVAELGPYRVYHSGDTLWYDGMVDLLRPFNVDVAFLPINGNKPERRVAGNLNPDEAARLGRDIGAKLVIPHHYDLFAFNTADPAEFVQACQQHDTPYRVMQLGEGISI, encoded by the coding sequence ATGCTCAAAGCCGCTTTTCAAAAAGACGATGCCCTTCTGGCCGACGTTGAACGCGCCGGAACCAACACTAATGGTCTACATATCTGGTGGCTTGGTCAGAGTGGTTTTCTGCTACAGTACAACGGCCATCACCTGCTGTTCGACCCGTATCTGTCCGATTCGCTCACGCATAAATACGCCCAGACCGACAAGCCGCATACCCGTATTGCTGAGCAGGTTATTGATCCGGCCCGCCTTACGATGGTCGACGTAGTAACGTCGAGCCACAACCATACCGACCATTTAGACGCCGAAACACTGCTGCCCCTGCTGGCGGCTAATCCCGGTCTGCAATTTGTGATTCCCGAAGCCAACCGCGCTTTTGTGGCCGACCGGCTTGGCACCGACGTAGCCTGGCCCGTAGGTCTGAACGATGAACGCAGCGTAACGCTTGGGCCGTTCGTGCTGCATGGCGTTCCGGCGGCTCACAATGAACTCGAACGCGACGAGCGGGGACGCTGCAAGTGTATGGGCTTCGTGGCCGAACTTGGCCCCTACCGGGTTTATCACTCCGGCGATACGCTCTGGTACGATGGCATGGTCGATCTACTTCGCCCGTTCAACGTCGACGTGGCGTTTCTGCCTATCAACGGCAATAAACCCGAACGGCGCGTAGCGGGCAATCTTAACCCCGACGAAGCGGCCCGGCTGGGTCGCGACATCGGCGCGAAACTTGTCATTCCGCATCATTACGATTTATTTGCCTTCAACACCGCCGACCCCGCCGAGTTCGTGCAAGCCTGTCAGCAGCACGATACGCCCTACCGGGTTATGCAATTAGGCGAAGGCATTAGCATCTGA
- a CDS encoding FG-GAP repeat domain-containing protein, producing the protein MRTLLLFLLPVVAVAQTPEPKFSIQVVDNQINIGYGLAIGDVDGDQKPDILLADQKTFVWYKNPGRRGAPWPRFVMAENLTPQDNVCIAARDLDGDGRVEVAVGAGWDPSQTDDSTKSGAVFYLARPADPTQRWEAIRLPHEVTTHRMRWAKTGTMYQLIVVPLHGRGNRNGVGRGVRTWGYEWPKNTRGPWKRHLVDSTLHMTHNFEIWEDGSATGLIIGGKEGVVMKEWQAGNWQTADNESVSKTLKYLTGDNEGFGEIRRYDRGAGIASIQPMHGNILQTETGNYAAKRPDAARSDKEVSVLTDQMNQGHALVCGDFLGTGRDQIVVGWRNPNKEGRVGLRLYVPQEIDNVPGYVINDSVRMACEDLQAADLDGDGKLDLIASGRATLNVLIYWNER; encoded by the coding sequence ATGAGAACTCTGCTTCTTTTTCTGTTACCCGTTGTGGCCGTTGCCCAGACACCGGAGCCTAAATTCTCGATTCAGGTGGTTGATAACCAGATTAATATTGGCTACGGACTGGCGATTGGCGACGTTGATGGCGACCAGAAACCCGATATTCTGCTGGCCGACCAGAAGACATTCGTCTGGTACAAAAATCCCGGTCGGCGCGGTGCTCCGTGGCCGCGTTTCGTGATGGCCGAAAACCTGACCCCGCAGGATAACGTCTGCATTGCTGCCCGCGATCTCGATGGCGACGGGCGCGTGGAGGTGGCCGTGGGCGCAGGTTGGGACCCCTCCCAAACCGACGACAGTACCAAATCGGGTGCGGTTTTTTATCTGGCCCGGCCCGCCGATCCAACCCAACGCTGGGAAGCCATTCGGTTGCCACACGAGGTTACGACGCATCGGATGCGCTGGGCCAAGACCGGCACCATGTATCAGCTCATTGTGGTGCCGCTACACGGGCGGGGCAATCGGAACGGAGTGGGCCGGGGCGTTCGGACGTGGGGATACGAATGGCCGAAAAATACGCGTGGCCCCTGGAAACGGCATTTAGTGGACTCAACGCTACACATGACCCATAATTTCGAGATTTGGGAAGACGGTTCGGCTACAGGCTTGATTATTGGCGGTAAAGAGGGCGTTGTGATGAAGGAATGGCAAGCCGGAAACTGGCAAACCGCCGATAACGAATCGGTTAGCAAAACCCTGAAATACCTCACGGGCGACAATGAAGGCTTCGGCGAAATTCGCCGGTACGACCGGGGCGCGGGCATTGCCAGCATTCAGCCCATGCACGGCAATATTCTGCAAACAGAAACAGGCAACTATGCCGCCAAACGGCCCGATGCGGCCCGTTCCGATAAAGAAGTAAGCGTACTTACCGATCAGATGAATCAGGGGCACGCACTGGTTTGTGGCGACTTTTTGGGTACAGGCCGCGATCAGATCGTGGTTGGCTGGCGTAATCCTAACAAGGAAGGCCGCGTAGGTCTTCGGCTGTATGTGCCGCAGGAAATCGACAATGTGCCGGGCTACGTCATCAACGACAGCGTTCGAATGGCCTGCGAAGACCTGCAAGCTGCCGACCTCGACGGCGATGGCAAATTAGACCTTATCGCGTCGGGTCGGGCTACGCTTAATGTGCTAATCTACTGGAATGAACGATAG
- the arfB gene encoding alternative ribosome rescue aminoacyl-tRNA hydrolase ArfB has translation MDATRLLPDVQYQFARSGGAGGQNVNKVATKAELRFSVRTSALLTDAERAILEEKLANKLTTEGEIVLTHQTERTQLANKEKVTKKFYRLIEKAFEVPKPRRKTKPSKAAVAERIAEKKRKADVKEGRKRVDY, from the coding sequence ATGGATGCCACGCGCCTATTACCCGACGTTCAGTATCAGTTTGCCCGCAGCGGGGGCGCGGGCGGGCAGAACGTGAATAAAGTAGCCACAAAAGCCGAATTACGGTTCAGCGTCCGCACGTCAGCTTTATTGACCGACGCTGAACGGGCGATACTGGAAGAAAAATTAGCCAACAAGCTGACTACCGAGGGGGAAATAGTGCTGACGCACCAAACCGAACGGACGCAGTTAGCCAATAAAGAGAAGGTAACGAAGAAGTTTTACCGGCTCATCGAAAAGGCGTTTGAGGTGCCAAAACCACGCCGGAAAACGAAGCCATCCAAAGCCGCCGTAGCGGAGCGCATCGCCGAAAAGAAGCGAAAAGCTGATGTGAAAGAAGGCCGGAAACGCGTTGATTACTGA
- a CDS encoding 3-keto-disaccharide hydrolase, giving the protein MKKILIFELSMYSLFALLGFTVPSEKPGEWTSLFDGKTIKGWHSYHKTGVVGWYVEDGAMTPDGTGGDLVTDNEYENFELEFEFKIPKGSNSGVIYKVTDSPDIATTYMSGPEYQVIDDRGYEWKDKDGKLIKLDDKQLTGAAYDVVPPSNKDLTKPAGEWNKGRIVVSNNHVEHYLNGEKVVEYDYGSPDWKERVAKSKFAKWPYATPHAKGKIALQNHSPKERVWYRNVKIREL; this is encoded by the coding sequence ATGAAAAAGATACTTATCTTTGAACTGTCTATGTACAGTCTGTTCGCATTGCTGGGCTTTACTGTGCCGTCAGAAAAACCCGGTGAATGGACGTCGCTGTTCGACGGAAAAACGATTAAAGGTTGGCACAGTTACCACAAAACCGGCGTTGTTGGCTGGTACGTTGAAGACGGGGCCATGACTCCCGATGGCACCGGGGGCGACCTCGTGACGGATAACGAGTACGAAAATTTTGAACTGGAATTTGAGTTCAAAATTCCGAAAGGTTCTAACAGTGGCGTCATTTACAAAGTGACCGATAGCCCCGACATCGCTACCACCTACATGTCTGGACCCGAATACCAGGTCATTGACGACCGTGGGTACGAATGGAAAGACAAGGACGGTAAACTCATAAAATTAGACGATAAGCAACTGACCGGCGCGGCCTACGACGTGGTGCCGCCCTCGAACAAAGACCTGACAAAACCCGCCGGTGAGTGGAACAAGGGCCGTATCGTGGTCAGCAATAACCACGTCGAGCATTACCTGAATGGTGAGAAAGTGGTAGAATACGATTACGGCTCACCCGATTGGAAAGAGCGGGTTGCCAAAAGCAAATTTGCCAAGTGGCCCTACGCCACGCCCCACGCTAAAGGAAAAATTGCACTGCAAAACCACAGCCCCAAAGAGCGCGTCTGGTATCGGAACGTGAAAATTAGAGAATTATAG
- a CDS encoding FAD-binding and (Fe-S)-binding domain-containing protein, with the protein MFRLPDKPNFTSLLPNFEGDLYFDESPQHTAQRLLYATDASVYQEMPVAVALPKTVADIKRLVRFAQANRVAGTPVGLIPRAAGTSLAGQVVGSGIVVDISKYFGQILEINAAERWVRVQPGVIRDDLNAILKPYGLLFGPETSTASRAMIGGMIGNNSCGLHSICWGTTRDHLLEVRAVLSDGAEVTFGSLSREAFDAKCRGENVASPLEQRLYTQFRDWLSDEKIRQQIISGYPKPTVTRRNTGYALDALVNPTPVPSPLGRGEEREASQASPLPNGEGTGVGFNFAPLIAGSEGTLCFITEAKLNLLPLPPKEVALVCGHFETIRHSLEANLVALEHGCSASELVDDYILELTKTNIEQTKNRSFVQGDPKAILMVEFFDDTLTGVGQRAEKFVSALRAKGLGYAYPVLFGDDTKKPWALRKAGLSIMYNIPGDDKPANVIEDTAVDVRDLPDYIDELDKMAWERHGLKLEYSAHAGAGEIHALPLINLKSGEGRAKFRALLQDTAELVKKYGGSLSGEHGDGRLRGEFIAYMLGPENYQLCKDVKYLWDPHNLFNPGKVIDPPAMNEHLRSEADVVMPQPKTLFDFSKDGGLLELAEKCSGSGDCRKTHLSGGTMCPSFMATRRERDTTRARANMLRHFYSNTQQPTDHDFAAVKDVLDLCLSCKACKSECPSSVDMTRMKAEFTQQYYRENGIPLRARLVGNFTKLMRLASIAPWAYNAIYDTPALRRIANQIVGFHPDRTMPELGKTTVRKWFRNTPPQPLPIREGLPLEASGLSPSLTGRGWGGVYLFLDEFTNYNDVSVGQKAIQLLRRLGYSVQLPDHAESGRTYLSKGLVEDARAIAIRNVTLFRDLVTDETPLVGLEPSAILTFRDEYPDLVPADLKADAQRIAQHTFLFEEWLAREAEAGRVAASSFTTDARQVSVHGHCHQKALSTMEPVKRILSLPRNYTVDVIPSGCCGMAGSFGYETEHYDLSMQIGELVLFPAVRAFDASVLIAAPGTSCRHQIKDGTGRHARHPAEILFDALV; encoded by the coding sequence GTGTTTCGCCTGCCCGATAAACCTAATTTTACCAGCCTGTTGCCTAATTTCGAGGGCGATCTGTATTTCGATGAGTCGCCCCAGCACACGGCCCAGCGACTGTTGTACGCTACCGACGCGTCGGTATATCAGGAAATGCCCGTAGCGGTGGCATTGCCTAAAACCGTGGCCGACATCAAGCGGCTCGTGCGGTTCGCGCAGGCTAATCGTGTTGCCGGAACGCCGGTTGGCCTGATTCCGCGTGCGGCAGGCACCTCGTTGGCCGGGCAGGTAGTGGGCAGCGGTATTGTAGTCGATATCTCTAAATACTTTGGGCAGATACTGGAAATCAATGCCGCCGAGCGTTGGGTACGCGTTCAGCCGGGCGTTATTCGCGACGACCTGAACGCCATCCTGAAGCCTTATGGACTGCTGTTCGGCCCCGAAACCAGCACCGCCAGCCGGGCCATGATTGGTGGCATGATTGGTAACAACTCCTGCGGACTGCATTCCATTTGCTGGGGCACCACCCGCGATCATCTGCTCGAAGTTCGGGCCGTTTTGAGCGACGGGGCCGAGGTTACGTTCGGGTCGCTCAGCCGCGAGGCATTCGACGCCAAATGCCGGGGCGAAAACGTTGCCAGCCCGCTCGAACAGCGGCTTTACACTCAGTTTCGCGACTGGCTTTCCGACGAAAAAATCCGGCAGCAAATCATCAGCGGCTATCCCAAACCGACCGTTACGCGCCGAAATACAGGCTACGCACTCGATGCGCTTGTGAACCCCACCCCCGTCCCCTCCCCGTTAGGGAGGGGTGAGGAACGCGAAGCCTCACAGGCTTCACCCCTCCCTAACGGGGAGGGGACGGGGGTGGGGTTCAACTTCGCCCCGCTCATCGCCGGTTCGGAGGGAACGCTTTGCTTTATCACCGAAGCCAAACTAAATCTGCTGCCCTTGCCGCCGAAGGAGGTAGCGTTGGTTTGCGGACATTTTGAGACTATCCGACACTCACTCGAAGCCAATTTAGTAGCCCTCGAACACGGCTGTTCGGCCTCTGAATTGGTCGATGATTATATTCTTGAGCTGACCAAAACTAATATCGAGCAAACCAAAAACCGCAGTTTCGTACAGGGCGATCCGAAGGCGATTCTGATGGTCGAGTTTTTCGATGATACGCTGACGGGCGTAGGACAGCGGGCCGAGAAGTTCGTGTCGGCGTTGCGGGCGAAGGGGCTGGGCTATGCGTACCCGGTTTTGTTTGGCGACGATACCAAAAAGCCGTGGGCACTCCGTAAGGCCGGGTTGAGCATCATGTACAATATTCCCGGCGACGACAAACCTGCCAATGTAATCGAAGATACGGCGGTTGATGTGCGCGACCTGCCCGATTACATCGATGAGTTGGATAAGATGGCCTGGGAGCGGCACGGCTTGAAACTCGAATATTCGGCCCACGCGGGTGCGGGCGAAATTCACGCACTGCCGCTCATCAACCTGAAATCGGGCGAGGGGCGGGCCAAATTCCGGGCCTTGTTGCAGGATACTGCCGAACTGGTGAAAAAATACGGCGGTTCGCTATCGGGCGAACACGGCGACGGGCGGCTGCGGGGCGAGTTTATCGCCTACATGCTCGGACCAGAAAATTACCAGTTGTGCAAAGACGTAAAATATCTCTGGGACCCGCACAATCTTTTCAACCCCGGCAAGGTGATCGACCCACCGGCCATGAACGAGCACCTGCGCTCGGAGGCCGACGTTGTGATGCCGCAACCGAAAACACTCTTCGACTTTTCGAAAGATGGCGGCTTGCTTGAACTGGCTGAGAAATGCTCCGGTTCGGGTGATTGCCGCAAAACCCACCTGTCGGGCGGAACGATGTGTCCCAGCTTTATGGCTACCCGGCGCGAACGCGACACCACACGAGCGCGGGCCAATATGCTCCGGCATTTTTACTCGAATACCCAACAGCCAACCGACCATGATTTTGCTGCCGTAAAAGACGTACTTGATCTGTGTTTGTCGTGCAAAGCCTGCAAATCAGAGTGCCCCAGCAGCGTAGACATGACGCGCATGAAAGCCGAGTTTACGCAGCAGTATTATCGCGAAAACGGTATTCCGCTCCGGGCGCGGCTGGTTGGTAATTTCACGAAGCTAATGCGGCTCGCCAGCATAGCACCCTGGGCCTACAATGCCATTTATGACACGCCCGCCCTCCGCCGAATCGCGAACCAAATCGTTGGCTTCCACCCCGACCGCACCATGCCCGAACTGGGAAAAACGACGGTGAGAAAGTGGTTTAGGAACACCCCACCCCAACCCCTCCCCATTAGGGAGGGGCTTCCGCTGGAAGCATCTGGGCTAAGTCCCTCCCTAACGGGGAGGGGTTGGGGTGGGGTGTATCTCTTCCTCGATGAGTTTACCAACTATAACGACGTGAGCGTTGGGCAGAAGGCAATACAACTGCTTCGTCGGCTGGGGTATTCGGTGCAACTGCCCGACCATGCCGAGAGTGGTCGCACGTATCTGTCGAAGGGGCTGGTTGAGGATGCCCGTGCCATCGCTATTCGCAACGTGACGCTGTTTCGCGACCTCGTTACCGACGAAACGCCGTTGGTCGGGCTGGAACCGTCGGCTATTCTGACCTTCCGCGACGAATATCCCGACCTCGTTCCCGCCGACCTGAAAGCTGATGCTCAGCGCATTGCTCAACATACGTTTCTGTTTGAAGAATGGCTCGCTCGTGAAGCTGAAGCAGGTCGCGTTGCTGCCAGTTCGTTTACGACCGATGCCCGGCAGGTGAGCGTTCACGGTCACTGCCATCAGAAAGCCCTGTCTACAATGGAGCCGGTCAAGCGGATTCTGTCGTTGCCCCGGAACTACACGGTTGATGTAATTCCGTCGGGATGCTGTGGTATGGCCGGGTCGTTTGGTTATGAAACCGAGCATTACGACCTGTCGATGCAGATTGGCGAATTGGTGTTGTTTCCTGCCGTGCGGGCATTCGATGCGTCCGTATTGATTGCGGCCCCTGGTACTTCCTGCCGACACCAGATTAAAGACGGTACAGGCCGACATGCCCGGCACCCCGCCGAAATTCTGTTCGATGCCCTCGTGTAA
- a CDS encoding DUF4097 family beta strand repeat-containing protein, translated as MKRTQFLLTLLTSTSLFFINATPANRYGNDQDEPYQTKTFSGRIDAVRAETSGGSLTVEGGTDMNAKVEMFVRPNNWNGINKLDKEEIEQRLRDYDITITQEGSTIVATAKRRGNGNDWKRSLSIGFKIYTPRAVSTNLNTSGGSIRLANLSGKQRFRTSGGSLHLNDVEGDINGQTSGGSINLDRCRSNAGTLDLQTSGGSIRAKESSGKMRLHTSGGSIELNDLKGDVDAQTSGGSIRGGNLNGDLKAGTSGGSIRLANVAGSIDASTSAGSVEVSIAKLGSYVRLSTTAGSVRVQMPLDKGMDLNLSGNRVNMPERLARFEGDIEKDRVRGKLNGGGIPVNITASSGSVSLNQ; from the coding sequence ATGAAACGCACGCAGTTTCTCTTAACCTTGCTCACCAGCACGAGCCTGTTCTTCATCAACGCTACCCCCGCCAATCGCTATGGCAACGACCAGGACGAGCCGTACCAGACCAAAACCTTTTCGGGCCGTATCGACGCCGTGCGGGCCGAAACGTCGGGCGGAAGTCTGACCGTAGAGGGCGGCACCGACATGAATGCTAAAGTCGAAATGTTTGTCCGGCCCAACAACTGGAACGGCATCAACAAACTCGACAAAGAAGAAATAGAACAACGCCTGCGCGATTATGACATCACCATCACGCAGGAGGGCAGCACCATTGTCGCTACAGCCAAACGCCGGGGAAATGGCAACGACTGGAAACGCTCGCTCAGCATTGGCTTCAAAATTTACACGCCCCGCGCCGTATCGACCAACCTGAATACGTCGGGGGGCAGTATCCGGCTGGCAAACCTAAGCGGCAAACAACGCTTCCGCACCAGCGGGGGAAGCCTGCACCTGAACGATGTTGAAGGCGACATTAACGGCCAGACGTCGGGCGGCAGCATCAACCTCGACCGTTGCCGCAGCAACGCCGGCACACTCGATCTGCAAACCAGTGGCGGCAGCATCCGGGCTAAAGAGTCGTCGGGAAAAATGCGCCTGCACACGTCGGGCGGCAGCATTGAACTCAACGACCTCAAAGGCGACGTTGACGCGCAAACCAGCGGTGGCAGCATTCGGGGCGGCAACCTCAACGGCGATCTGAAAGCGGGTACGTCGGGGGGCAGTATCCGGCTTGCCAACGTAGCGGGTAGCATCGACGCCAGCACCAGCGCGGGCAGTGTAGAAGTAAGCATTGCGAAACTTGGCAGTTATGTTCGCCTGAGCACCACGGCGGGTAGTGTACGCGTACAGATGCCATTAGACAAGGGCATGGACCTGAACCTGAGCGGCAACCGCGTGAATATGCCCGAACGCCTGGCGCGTTTTGAAGGTGACATTGAAAAAGACCGGGTTCGCGGCAAGCTCAATGGGGGCGGCATTCCCGTCAACATCACCGCCAGTTCGGGCAGCGTGAGCCTCAACCAGTAA
- a CDS encoding winged helix-turn-helix domain-containing protein, producing MRWGSILFRRLAGGLLLVLAGLLFVRFVRADTHTPRPSEKVNLALRRTAHHLLRAIGDSTSRIQPVQEVNSHTFRLPLNQAFSYDILPELLRDSFRHYQISGNYHVAVLDCATSTLQLGYIVNELTPNEEVPCTGRIMPAGCYALQVSFDASEPTGPGRSGWVLLAGSFLSGLLLIGWPRPRPILPPLPEPTGLADNRLRFGNTVFDVGRQTLVSGSHQHTLTYREAKLLRLFADHANQILDRETILKAVWEDEGITVGRSVDVFVSRLRKLLQHDPSLRIVAIHGIGYRLEVQNET from the coding sequence ATGCGGTGGGGTTCGATCTTGTTTCGTCGTCTGGCAGGTGGCCTGTTGCTGGTGTTGGCCGGGCTGCTGTTTGTTCGGTTCGTTCGGGCCGATACCCATACGCCACGCCCGTCGGAAAAAGTTAATCTGGCTCTGCGCCGAACAGCGCATCATCTATTACGAGCAATCGGCGACTCGACGTCGCGTATCCAGCCGGTTCAGGAGGTCAATAGCCACACGTTTCGATTGCCGCTGAATCAGGCTTTCAGCTACGATATACTGCCGGAGCTTTTGCGTGATTCGTTCCGGCATTACCAGATCAGCGGCAATTATCACGTGGCAGTACTCGATTGCGCTACCAGCACGTTGCAGTTAGGATATATTGTGAACGAACTGACGCCCAACGAAGAGGTGCCCTGCACGGGCCGAATTATGCCAGCGGGTTGCTACGCGCTGCAAGTATCGTTCGATGCCTCTGAACCCACCGGGCCGGGCCGAAGTGGATGGGTATTGCTGGCAGGAAGTTTTTTGAGCGGCTTACTGCTGATTGGCTGGCCCCGCCCACGACCCATACTACCGCCGTTGCCCGAACCTACCGGGCTGGCTGATAATCGACTACGCTTCGGGAATACTGTTTTCGATGTCGGGCGGCAAACGCTTGTGTCGGGTTCGCATCAGCATACGCTTACCTACCGTGAGGCCAAACTACTGCGGCTGTTTGCCGATCATGCCAACCAGATTCTCGACCGCGAAACCATTCTGAAAGCCGTTTGGGAAGACGAAGGCATCACCGTTGGCCGCAGTGTCGACGTGTTTGTGTCGCGGTTGCGTAAATTGCTTCAGCACGACCCGTCGTTACGGATTGTGGCTATTCACGGCATCGGCTATCGGCTTGAGGTGCAAAACGAAACCTAA